Proteins from a single region of Pseudomonas sp. BSw22131:
- the dusB gene encoding tRNA dihydrouridine synthase DusB produces the protein MSAVRIGPYTLQNGLILAPMAGVTDQPFRQLCRRLGAGLVVSEMVTSDMSLWNSRKSRLRMIHEGDPEPRSVQIAGGDPQMLADAARANVEFGAQIIDINMGCPAKKVCNKAAGSALLKDEQLVTEILQAVVGAVDVPVTLKIRTGWDRANKNGLTVAKIAEQAGITALAVHGRTRADLYTGEAEYDTIAAIKQAVSIPVFANGDIDSPEKARYVLQATGADGLLIGRAAQGRPWIFREIEHYLRTGEKLPAPQLSEVERILLEHLAALHTFYGDVLGVRIARKHVGWYLATLPGAKEFRAQFNRLEETEAQCANVREFFLEREKSPDAGHEQEVAA, from the coding sequence ATGTCGGCGGTACGCATCGGCCCATATACATTGCAAAACGGCTTGATCCTCGCCCCGATGGCAGGAGTCACAGACCAGCCATTCCGCCAGCTTTGCCGCCGACTCGGCGCAGGCCTGGTGGTTTCGGAAATGGTCACCAGTGACATGAGCCTGTGGAACAGCCGCAAGTCGCGGCTGCGCATGATCCACGAAGGTGATCCCGAGCCGCGCTCGGTGCAGATCGCCGGTGGGGATCCGCAAATGCTCGCAGACGCGGCACGCGCAAACGTTGAGTTTGGCGCACAGATTATCGACATCAACATGGGCTGCCCGGCAAAGAAGGTCTGCAACAAGGCCGCGGGCTCTGCGTTGTTGAAGGATGAACAGTTAGTGACCGAAATCCTGCAGGCCGTCGTTGGCGCAGTCGATGTGCCGGTCACGCTGAAGATTCGCACCGGCTGGGACAGGGCGAACAAAAACGGTCTCACGGTCGCGAAAATCGCCGAGCAAGCCGGAATCACGGCGCTGGCGGTCCATGGCCGGACACGTGCAGATCTCTACACCGGTGAAGCGGAGTACGACACGATTGCTGCCATCAAACAGGCAGTGTCGATTCCTGTATTTGCCAATGGCGATATCGATTCACCCGAAAAGGCGCGGTACGTGCTGCAGGCAACCGGTGCCGATGGACTGTTGATTGGTCGGGCCGCCCAAGGGCGACCGTGGATTTTTCGTGAGATAGAACACTACCTGCGCACCGGGGAAAAACTCCCTGCGCCGCAGCTCAGTGAAGTGGAACGCATTCTGCTAGAGCATCTGGCCGCGCTTCATACTTTCTATGGTGACGTGCTGGGCGTGCGCATTGCGCGCAAGCATGTCGGCTGGTATCTCGCAACCTTGCCGGGCGCCAAGGAGTTTCGTGCCCAGTTCAATCGTTTGGAAGAGACGGAAGCACAGTGCGCCAACGTTCGGGAATTCTTTCTTGAACGAGAAAAAAGCCCTGATGCAGGGCACGAACAAGAGGTGGCCGCATGA
- a CDS encoding DUF3426 domain-containing protein, whose amino-acid sequence MTDSFVTQCPHCQTSFRVSHAQLSVARGVVRCGSCLQVFNAAKQLLEQRASDTQTPAPSTPTVETAPPAALPATLPVLAEAQPAHPTQAPALPDVIVPPTALVTQPAPRQLDVDSLDLDDLDVELARLEQREIQLPESFGRAGNRRDVDHVESMSAHRGDPAHEDWNEDLANDDVDHLPQLHAKVIDPREDDARLDTPFESDDADLHTRDDHRTEPSFSSRLDDLDDEPANPRPFLDRELDDEHNINPGHSFGHARDTDEAFERKGERRERFSALEGDDAHREHQDDDDLARRTKRSRSRNRNEPGLRDEALLDLMDDPLQLDWQKPKPRWGRRMLWLLLVLVALGALAGQYVWYHFEELARQDQYRPILQELCPQLGCKVPSKVDIKLLKSSNLVVRSHPEFQGALVVDAIIYNRASFSQPFPLLELRFADTGGQLIASRSFKPAEYLSGELAGKEEMPPQTPIHIALDILDPGTKAVNYSLSFRSPE is encoded by the coding sequence ATGACCGACAGTTTCGTTACCCAGTGTCCGCACTGCCAGACCAGTTTTCGTGTCAGCCACGCCCAATTGAGCGTGGCTCGCGGCGTGGTGCGTTGCGGCTCATGCCTCCAGGTGTTCAACGCGGCGAAACAACTATTGGAACAACGGGCATCCGATACTCAAACACCTGCACCTTCGACACCCACTGTTGAAACCGCACCGCCTGCCGCACTGCCCGCAACACTTCCAGTGCTGGCAGAAGCACAGCCCGCGCACCCGACCCAGGCACCCGCACTTCCAGACGTCATCGTGCCGCCCACCGCGCTGGTTACTCAACCCGCGCCACGGCAACTGGACGTCGATAGCCTTGACCTGGATGATCTGGATGTCGAGCTGGCGCGACTGGAGCAGCGAGAGATCCAGTTGCCTGAATCGTTTGGGCGGGCGGGCAACCGGCGCGACGTCGATCACGTCGAGTCCATGAGTGCACATCGCGGCGATCCCGCGCACGAGGACTGGAACGAAGACCTGGCCAACGATGACGTCGATCATCTCCCGCAGTTGCATGCCAAAGTTATCGACCCGCGCGAAGACGATGCACGACTCGACACACCGTTCGAATCCGACGACGCTGACCTGCATACGCGTGATGATCACCGCACTGAACCTTCCTTCTCCTCCAGGCTAGACGACCTGGACGACGAGCCCGCGAACCCGCGTCCGTTCTTGGACCGAGAGCTGGACGATGAACACAACATCAACCCCGGCCACAGTTTTGGTCACGCCCGCGACACCGACGAGGCATTCGAGCGCAAGGGGGAACGCCGCGAACGCTTCTCCGCGCTGGAAGGTGACGATGCGCATCGTGAGCATCAGGACGATGATGATCTCGCCCGGCGGACCAAGCGCAGTCGCAGTCGCAACCGCAATGAGCCCGGCCTGCGTGACGAGGCCCTGCTCGACCTGATGGACGATCCCCTGCAACTGGACTGGCAAAAGCCCAAGCCGCGCTGGGGCCGTCGAATGCTGTGGTTACTGTTGGTGCTGGTTGCCTTGGGCGCCCTCGCCGGCCAGTACGTCTGGTATCACTTCGAGGAACTTGCCCGCCAGGATCAGTACCGCCCTATCCTCCAGGAACTCTGCCCTCAACTGGGTTGCAAGGTGCCGTCCAAGGTCGACATCAAGCTGCTCAAAAGCAGCAATCTGGTGGTGCGCAGTCATCCTGAGTTTCAGGGCGCGCTGGTGGTGGATGCGATTATTTACAACCGCGCCTCGTTTTCTCAACCGTTCCCGTTGCTGGAATTGCGTTTCGCTGACACGGGCGGTCAGCTCATCGCCAGCCGTAGCTTCAAACCGGCCGAGTACCTGAGCGGTGAACTGGCCGGCAAGGAAGAAATGCCGCCGCAAACGCCTATTCATATCGCGCTCGACATCCTCGATCCAGGTACGAAAGCGGTGAATTACAGCTTGAGTTTTCGCTCGCCAGAGTGA